In the Arachis ipaensis cultivar K30076 chromosome B04, Araip1.1, whole genome shotgun sequence genome, NNNNNNNNNNNNNNNNNNNNNNNNNNNNNNNNNNNNNNNNNNNNNNNNNNNNNNNNNNNNNNNNNNNNNNNNNNNNNNNNNNNNNNNNNNNNNNNNNNNNNNNNNNNNNNNNNNNNNNNNNNNNNNNNNNNNNNNNNNNNNNNNNNNNNNNNNNNNNNNNNNNNNNNNNNNNNNNNNNNNNNNNNNNNNNNNNNNNNNNNNNNNNNNNNNNNNNNNNNNNNNNNNNNNNNNNNNNNNNNNNNNNNNNNNNNNNNNNNNNNNNNNNNNNNNNNNNNNNNNNNNNNNNNNNNNNNNNNNNNNNNNNNNNNNNNNNNNNNNNNNNNNNNNNNNNNNNNNNNNNNNNNNATTATtgaaatttttctttttactatattattttaaataagaaaaacaaagataaataaaaaaaaactggtgataaatattaaatagatctctataattaaaaataattttttttcattcttttcaaattttcTATTTCTTTGCTTTTATTTATCTActtatttataatatattaaagGTGAAATTAAATATTGTTATCTTGAAAAGCTAACACATAATATAAGTAAAAAATATTGTACATACATCTTAATAATAAAgttgatatatttttttcatttaatattTTCTTCATCCATCTTTAATTtactaatattaatatcttttcgtttcgtttacttttttttattatcatagGGTATGGAAAAAAACATTAACGATAATACTtattaaaatctaaattaaaagatGATTATTCTAAATAGATTCTAAAAGATCACAACAAAAAAGTTCATATGTGCTCATTTATCTTTTGATAagaattatcattattttttaaaatgttaaactaaattttatcataaaataaaataagaaaaaagagtCAAACAAAAGAATATTAATTTAGAATAATTATGATTCTCAAATTTTTCATCTAATCATTTATAAGTAGCATAAGTAGTTATCCTTAACTTACAAGTGTAAGCAATTAGTTAATAAAACTTAATGAAAAtagatttattattaattttaaatttatttattaaaatagttttttatttttctttttttttttttaatttgactacGGTTtagtttaataaaattttttggagaagtatttgtgttttttaaaagCACAAACTCTTCATTTTGTATTTGGTAAATCAAAAAGAGTATGTGCTTATATTTGTAGCTTTTAAAAGATTGGAATACTTTTGAAAGCAACTAAGGTGGAGTTTTTTaaagttgactttttcaaaatttaaaagtctaatataacctcatatattaactaattttcgaatttaatgtttaaatttatgtcttatatagtatttttaaattttaaatgctaTTTTACTAAACATAATTGTTGTTACTTgtgtttattaaaaataatttttaatttgatttaccaaacataaatgctatACTTTTTAAAAAGTAGAAGTTTTAccaagggttaagtacgattttggtccctaaggtaggggctgaaaatttatttcgtccccaccctttttttcgctacaaaatggtcccaaatgtttaacttagttttaaaatcgtccttcggacTACAATACCTTTCCCCTTTCCCCTTCTCCTttcccttcttccccaaaatcaaccagaattcccttccccttcccctccttccccaaaatcaaccaaaaataaaGCAGAAGCAGCAGCAACAATAAAACAACAATAACCAAaagtagaacaacaacaacaacaccagcagcaataataataaaatcagaaGTAAAATCAATGTAATCAGAAGCAtaaacagaatcagaatcagaataaAACATAAGCATAAACAGAAAGAAATGCCAAATGTAATCAGAAGCATAAATAGAAGCAAAATCGGATGACTATCTGGTGGTACACGACAGCAAGAGCAGCTCCTATGAAATGCCCAACCCGAAAAATCAACTGCAATGAAGAAAATGACATATGAAATTCAGAAAGAAATGAGTGAGAAAAAAAGCCAAAAACAAAGAAGACATACTTGATCATTCCATGCATAGTCTCTGTTGAAGATGATGGTAGCACCACGGCTCCTAACTGGGTTAATCCCAGTTCCAGTGATAGGAATGGTTGCTAAGTGGACCAAGAAGACAGCAAACCCGATCGAAAGCAGCGGCGACCAGCGAGGAGCAGCGACGACCGGCGACCGAGCGTGGAGAAGAAGCAGAAACCGCGAGCAGCGAGCGACGCATGACGTCCACCCTCCCGGATCTGCTGGTGTCGACGTCGAGCCGACCGAACGACGAAGAACAACGGCGAGATCCAGCGACCGAACAATGAACAACAGTGGCGGCGGATTCCTTTCCCATTCCCTTCCCCACCTTCCCTTTCCCCTCTTCTTCCATTAAAAATCCACCCCCAGCGTGATTAACCCTTCTGCGGTTTTCCAGCCTTTaacccatttttctttttttatatattttttaattaggggtaatttggtaataaaaattaaaattttggtaaaaatgacgactttaaaactaagttaaatctTTGGGACTATTTTGTAGTAAAAAAAAGgccgaaaataaaataattttttagccCCTACtttagagaccaaaatcgtacttaacccttttaCCAAATTAAGCCTCCATATATCTTTCACTTAAAGATGTTAATTaatgatttaatatttaattattttaataaatatttttcacCAATAATGTTAACGATgcacaaaatttattatttatttttttatcaacccTTATTATTTATCtaatgtcaatttttaagttattCTTATATTAAAATTGTCCTATTTATTATTCTAgtcatttaaaatatatatatttttaacttATTTTACATTCaattaattaaactaaaaatatatTTAGTGACAATTCCAGTcaatatatcaattttttttcaataaaacaaATTAATGACACTTACCTTACTAGTAGAGTATTATTTTCTATTAATATGTAAGCTCATTTTTTATGAAAGAATAAAAATCTTACAACAAAATCATCACTCGCCCAATGATACAGTTTAAAATATATCTAAAACAGTAAAACTAGCTTGAAGCTAATTTGGACAAAAAAGACATTTTCAAATCAATTAAACTGTCCAAAGGATGTAACGGTTGCATGCCTACCATACAATTTCTTTGTGAATGTCcacaaaattttcttttcttaaatctagaccatttgttttttttatattaaatctgGTTGGTTACAAATAATAGATAGTGATATTCCAAAAAGTACACTGGAACAGGTGAAAAGCTTCCTATACTATTTATATTGTTGCCAATGAAGACTGGCCACCTTTGCGGCTTTGCCTCTTACGTAAACTAGAAGGGATGTATTGTTGCATGCATATGTTGACATATACATAATTACTGGAAGAGACACTCTACTATACGGATTAAAGTTGTATAGAgagaaaatataaattttttttataattatttttattattttatttttatttaaaatatgagTCCTAACTTTTTCAATCTTTCTTTCATCccataaaaaaaaatctataaacttatatttttattatataatttaccTTACTGAAATATCTTAAACAAATGTATTAttgcaatattttttttaaaagcatcgtaaaattagaaaaatgttatttagccaataaattatcaatttttaattagtttttaaatttaatatattaattacATTTATTTTTATAAACACACTttccaattttttaaaaaactaataacaccctaattagctaTCAGATTTTAACTCCTTATTTAAACTATTGCGGTTTCTTTAAACTACATCAAAACTCTCTTTTTGTactgttttttttattaatttatattttattgtaaaatATCTATCTAATAAAAACTATAAAGTAATATAGTCAATTATGTTATTGTTTAATTTGGTCAAGCAAGAGTAATTAATTAATACCAAAACATATGTGGTGGTAGACTCCATTGTTTCCACCAAACTCCTCACACGCCCAGTCAAACTAACATGTTCACTTTGAATGatgaaatttaatttatataaaaaatgatAACATCACCATcacttataaatattttaattaattaataaatgacACAAACATTTTTGCTTCGAAAAGATTTCTAcgagttaattattttttatatgatagaTAAAACGGTGTAATACAATAGTATGAATTAAAATGAATATATTTTACAAATGTGATGCATAATACAAATTGTTATTTACGATTTGCATAACAAAAGAAATCGTTATTCACGATTTCATAaatcacattttttttaaattaaaaaattgaaattgtgacttacaattttttttgtcttatttaaaATCGTTACTCACGATTTCTTCTTATCCCATATCACTGCATTACACTAAAATactataatattaataaaaaatatcaataacaacccaatataaaaaaaaaaattagtctatTTCTACATGACATAGATAAATGGTACTAACGAAGCATGTGCTGTCCAACTGTCTACTGCATCTGTTCAAATAGCCGTCACACATataaaattttggtgaaaattaaCGTGAAATCGActttatataaaattgatttttgaaagtcgttagataaaaatttagtcaaatcaattaaATCATTTAATGCTTTTAAGATATTAACTTTACGTGAAATCGACTGCACTTGAGTTTTCACTTAAAATTTTATGTTCCCCTAATAACAATTTTGTATCGGAATANNNNNNNNNNNNNNNNNNNNNNNNNNNNNNNNNNNNNNNNNNNNNNNNNNNNNNNNNNNNNNNNNNNNNNNNNNNNNNNNNNNNNNNNNNNNNNNNNNNNNNNNNNNNNNNNNNNNNNNNNNNNNNNNNNNNNNNNNNNNNNNNNNNNNNNNNNNNNNNNNNNNNNNNNNNNNNNNNNNNNNNNNNNNNNNNNNNNNNNNNNNNNNNNNNNNNNNNNNNNNNNNNNNNNNNNNNNNNGTATCATCATGATAAATTttatattctaaaaaaaaaaatacataaatcatTAGAAAAATATGCGATGCCAACAATCTGAGCCGCCATCCACATACAATAATGACAATATcatgaattatatatataatcaatcaTAGTCaaagtaaaataataaaacaacCAAGAAGTAGTCAGAATACATCTGCTGATGGTTTGAATCTAGGAAATTACGAGTTTACTAAACTTTGAGTTGAGCACGTTTTATGTAAATGTTCCAATTCGACCATTTAATTCCAAATATGCCCCTAATCTGATGCATATAAATATCCCCCCTCTCCGTGCCTAAGTCTTCACCAAAATACCAAACAACATAGCTAATAAGCTTTGCTATCCCAAAGAACATAGCGAAGCTTTGCTATCGAAAAAACACAACTAATAGAAAAGATGGTATCTGTGAGTGAGATCCGCAATGCTCAAAGGGCAGAAGGTCCTGCAACTGTATTGGCGATTGGCACGGCAAATCCATCAAATTGTGTCGATCAGAGCACATATGCTGATTACTATTTCAGAGTAACTAACAGCGAGCACATGACTGATCTCAAGAAAAAATTTCAACGCATTTGTATGtatttttattatgtattttagttttgttttattaaatatttatcaaaaaaatttttatcgTTTTACTTTCTTATTAATNNNNNNNNNNNNNNNNNNNNNNNNNNNNNNNNNNNNNNNNNNNNNNNNNNNNNNNNNNNNNNNNNNNNNNNNNNNNNNNNNNNNNNNNNATATTACTTTAATAACtacaaatttaaataaattatatattaaaatggtACTTAAAGATTCAAGTCactacaaaaataatttaaaaataacattattatcgttatatatatatatatcattttcTAAACTTTGTCAAAGATAATGATAGATGTGAATCACACATTATTATTTCAGGTGAGAGAACACAGATCAAGAACAGGCATATGTACTTAACAGAAGAGATACTGAAAGAGAATCCTAACATATGTGTATACAAGGCACCGTCGTTGGATGCAAGGGAAGACATGATGATTAGGGAGGTACCAAGAGTTGGAAAAGAGGCTGCAACTAAGGCCATCAAGGAATGGGGTCGGCCAATGTCTGAGATCACACATTTGATTTTCTGCACCACCAGTGGCGTTGCATTGCCTGGCGTTGATTACGAACTCATCGTACTCTTAGGGCTCGACCCTAGCGTCAAGAGGTACATGATGTACCACCAAGGCTGCTTTGCTGGTGGCACTGTCCTTCGCTTGGCTAAGGACTTGGCTGAAAACAACAAAGATGCCCGTGTGCTTATCGTTTGTTCTGAAAATACTTCAATCACTTTCCGTGGTCCTAGTGAGACAGACATGGATAGTCTTGTAGGGCAAGCATTGTTTGCAGATGGAGCTGCTGCGATTATCATTGGTTCTGATCCTGTGCCAGAGGTTGAGAAGCCTCTCTTTGAGATTGTTTCGACTGATCAAAAACTTGTCCCTGGTAGCCATGGAGCTATCGGTGGTCTCCTTCGTGAAGTTGGCCTTACATTCTATCTTAACAAGAGTGTTCCTGATATTATTTCACAAAATATCAACGACGCACTCAGTAAAGCTTTTGATCCATTGGGTATATCCGATTATAACTCAATATTTTGGATTGCACATCCTGGCGGACGTGCAATTTTAGACCAGGTTGAACAGAAAGTGAACTTGAAACCAGAAAAGATGAAAGCCACTAGAGATGTGCTTAGCAATTATGGTAACATGTCAAGTGCATGTGTGTTCTTCATCATGGATTTGATGAGGAAGAAGTCTCTTGAAGAAGGACTTAAAACTACGGGTGAAGGACTTGATTGGGGTGTACTTTTTGGCTTTGGTCCTGGTCTCACTATTGAAACCGTTGTTCTCCGCAGTGTGGCTATTTGATGCGCTTAATTATATATCTCTACATGTATGGAAATGTgttattttttaatagttttcTTTTGTTCCAAAATAAGGTCTTGATTGGCCCATATATTATTAGTTGAGAAAAAATTTAGACAAAGTTATCTGTAGTTATTTGTTTATGCGAAGATTTAACATCAAAGTTTGTAACTGTTAGTAAAGTATAAATCAAATTCTTTTCTCTTGAGCAACATGTCACATATCGATATTTGCATTGCATTTTCATCTAAAAACAACTATAAGCACCTTCGTATGAGGTTCCATTTATAATAAAGTAAAAGAGTATTAGAGAGATTGAAAATAAATCAAACAACAAAAGtggtatatttttttaattttatgaaatATGAATTGGTATATATATATTTCGTAATCAAATTTAGAGAGACTAACAAGTAACAATATCATGATTCGATTTGGATCATAATCGATACTTAATAAGAAATATCTCTTTATCTAAATCACTTCCATCTATTAAAAGGAGGTAAGTAACAAACTAACAAAACGTAAAAATCTAAAGGTTCTCAACAAAGTTATGACTTATGAAATTGGATAAAACCTACGTAATCATAAATGGGACTTAGGCACCCTATTTCCTAATTCCGATTTTAATGCCTAAGATCTCCTAAGTCCTAAATTGTCAAGTGACATTCCTTGCTCATAATTAGGGGTGACAATATATTCTCTATTTGTAAGTACCTAACTCTACTCAATTTAGTTTGATAAGATTGCTAATCTAATCTGTAGCCACTAGAATTGAGatatacatttaaaaaaaaaattacttgggATAAGTTATATACTATATTATTTTTAGATAAACAGTTTAATTaagttacttttaaaaaaatagtttaaacaataaatgattatattaaaagtagcttgtaaataagttattttgtgtttagatttttagttctaaaaatacttattttataaatatatgataaaaaatagtattattatgagagaagtcatttatttttaacttctctataagctcctaaatagcttcttagaaaaccgtaatttagttttaaaaattgcgctagacattaatactactacttttcataaatcAAAACCTCAAAAAGTTACTATTGACACATTCTTCTCTTACTTGGATACGAGCAACCTGAGTTTTCTAATTTTCTGCTTCTCTCGTCACATGAACAATTTTAACAAGTTAACTAATAGATgcattgaaattttaaatttttaacttttcaatacattttttttatattaagatCCTTAAGATCTTAACAAAAATCATCATTATTTGTTTCTCTCATGAGACTTAACCAATCAAGAAAACCAGGAaagaatcaataatcaataattatATTTACTGCATTATTAATACATAATTGAAAACTATCAGATTAAGAACCGTACAATgcgtaaaataataaattaattataatatatagtgtattgtttaaaaattaattagataataaataaattaatattaactTTAAAGtattttatactaaaattattttttagaataTTTATTTGATAATTTTTGTANNNNNNNNNNNNNNNNNNNNNNNcaataaaaatataatataaattaaaatataatttattattttaaaatttaaattcatttattttaaaaaaaatatataaacctTTTATATTAGAGTTGTATAAAATTACATCTTCATTTGTTGCTTCTATTTGCTTTAGTTGTCATACTTTGTCTTTTCATATGGTGTTCTTTGCCttgcaaataattaaaaaaaataataagaatgaaaaaacaccaaaaatataatatattaattttataattatgatATATTTGAATATACATAGTAAGAATATGTGTCAAATTTGAACTTActttagttttgaaaaataaatgaaaataaaaaataccaaaaatataatataaaattatgaattaacttTATAATTATGATATATTTGAATGTATCTAATAAGGAGATGTgccaaaattaaatttatttggaGGGATTTATGTTGATTGATATGAGAGATTAAGAAATGAAGGATAGTAAGAGTTTTATGTAGTATGCATAAGTAGACCAAATAGTATAGTCAACTAGTAATAAGAGTCTTCACATGTATAAGTTATAGAATTTCAATATTTGTAATTCagtttttataattattgttagagttaaattttgatgcattgactatacaaaatattttatacaGTTCTTTTGGATAAAACCATTTATGTGGTCAACGTAAAATATAGTTATTTTTGTTGATATGGCTCGCGTAATTGAATGTACGTGTAAAATCACTTTAGATtaataatgcataaaaattaaattattattattattattattattattattattattattattattattattattattattatagcaaTTTTAATGTNNNNNNNNNNNNNNNNNNNNNNNNNNNNNNNNNNNNNNNNNNNNNNNNNNNNNNNNNNNNNNNNNNNNNNNNNNNNNNNNNNNNNNNNNNNNNNNNNNNNNNNNNNNNNNNNNNNNNNNNNNNNNNNNNNNNNNNNNNNNNNNNNNNNNNNNNNNNNNNNNNNNNNNNNNNNNNNNNNNNNNNNNNNNNNNNNNNNNNNNNNNNNNNNNNNNNNNNNNNNNNNNNNNNNNNNNNNNNNNNNNNNNNNNNNNNNNNNNNNNNNNNNNNNNNNNNNNNNNNNNNNNNNNNNNNNNNNNNNNNNNNNNNNNNNNNNNNNNNNNNNNNNNNNNNNNNNNNNNNNNNNNNNNNNNNNNNNNNNNNNNNNNNNNNNNNNNNNNNNNNNNNNNNNNNNNNNNNNNNNNNNNNNNNNNNNNNNNNNNNNNNNNNNNNNNNNNNNNNNNNNNNNNNNNNNNNNNNNNNNNNNNNNNNNNNNNNNNNNNNNNNNNNNNNNNNNNNNNAATGTATAATGTATGTTTACTATACTTAATTAGTATTTTatgtttcaattgaataataatcggtaagagtttttttttaatcttttactAAAGAATGATTGGTTGATTCTCATCTTTTACCAaatgattaaaaatttaaaattaggagGTATTGTTAGCAAAGAAAAGAGGGCTTAAACTTATTGTAAAAAAACTTGGTATAGATTTTTATGTTATAAATAAGGGTTAACTACCAATTCAGTATCCAAGAGATTTAGTTgcaaacaaaaagatccctaaaAGATGTCATCGATAAACTAGCCTTTAAATGATTTAAAAATATGACAAATAGAACCAATAATATTATAATTTCTGTaagtaacaaaaaatatttatatttaacaAACGATTTATccatttgatttaaatttttgtGGCAACATTTGAATACATATTTAGAATATGCACAAAAAAATTTAGAGCAAAATTTGATCtctagattttattttttatttttcaaataatgtgatcattcacaataatttttttttttaaatattcacttgacaaaaaattatcaaattttaaagatgaaaaaatcttatttttctaataatatttgtaaaaatttattaatttatatcaAAAGTTaatctctaaaagttattttttagaatatatatttaatatatagttctttttgtcttatttttaaatttctcgAGAACTTATTTGTTGTTAGCATTCTGTAGAGTTTATTTTGTCAGCAATGCAAATTTTTGGATATCATTTTGGTAGTTTACTCTCAGATAAATGTAAGAAGTTTACGATGAATCATATTCGTTTGATTTCTGTAACAAGCAAGAGACATTAACAGTTAATTTTTGACATAACTGTCTAATGTCAAAACAcaagtttgaaaaataaaatcaaataaattatGGTCTCTGGATTTGTGCTCAATTCTTCTCCATCAACCTTTCTTAGTATTGAAGTTTCACAAAAGAACATGTGTTTGGCTTTGGCTCACTTGAATCGCAACTCCAATATGCCAGCTCAAATAAGAAGCATTGTTAGTCAACAAAATTAAATGAATGTGATGAGAAATGAGTTCTGGTTACCCTTTGTTCCAAGAGTTCGCATATTCAGAACATGAAGTAGCTGAAGGGACTAGGGAGAGGTATAGAGCAATCTATATTTTCTCAAATCAGTTGTTCACTTCAATTGAGAGGCCATTACCACCAAGTTGAATCAAAACCAATATCAGATGGATGGTTCCAACTTCGGCTCTTGATGTCTCAAATTATGGACTTATAATGTGACATGTATGCAAATATTACAGTTGCAACACGGCCATGACCAACATCTCAATGTGACTCCCAATCATGAAACTTGCTGCAGCATAATCATAATGCTTAACAGAACAGGCTTCAAGATGCAAATGCAAATTTCACCTTTAATAGTCATATAACTCATAGTGATCATCACAAGGATCACAATTCTGCAGCAACTGCAATCAAGACCCACAAGTAATTCTTAATAGCATGGTCCCTGGCTAACATCAAAATTTGAGGAATCTCAATCAGAATTCCCAATTCACCAGAAGTCATTGCATGAACATTTCCCTTCTTTGAAATGGTGATACCTTGTAGTATCACGAACATAAATGTCTCTGCTTGTTATGGTGCTGATGAGCTTCAGAACAGTATGACAATCTCCACAGACGCGAAGATTTTTAACTATACGGATAATAGTTCCCGGAACAGACTTGAGAAGCCCGTAAGCTAGAGCCAGCCTCTCGCTATGCCAGAAAAGCTGTCTTTCCTTCTCCTGCTGATCCATGTCATGCAAAACTGGGCTAGTATCAGGAACATAACCCCTTTTCCTCATCTCTTCATCCAACTTCCTCATCAAAGCTGCAATCTCATCCTTCATCGGATGAGACGTCTCTCCAGCATAAAACACATAGCTCTCCTTTCCCAATTCAATGCAGCTATACCCAGGTTGTTTCTTAACTTCCATTACCATCATCATCTTCCTCACCTTT is a window encoding:
- the LOC107638244 gene encoding stilbene synthase 3, whose translation is MVSVSEIRNAQRAEGPATVLAIGTANPSNCVDQSTYADYYFRVTNSEHMTDLKKKFQRICERTQIKNRHMYLTEEILKENPNICVYKAPSLDAREDMMIREVPRVGKEAATKAIKEWGRPMSEITHLIFCTTSGVALPGVDYELIVLLGLDPSVKRYMMYHQGCFAGGTVLRLAKDLAENNKDARVLIVCSENTSITFRGPSETDMDSLVGQALFADGAAAIIIGSDPVPEVEKPLFEIVSTDQKLVPGSHGAIGGLLREVGLTFYLNKSVPDIISQNINDALSKAFDPLGISDYNSIFWIAHPGGRAILDQVEQKVNLKPEKMKATRDVLSNYGNMSSACVFFIMDLMRKKSLEEGLKTTGEGLDWGVLFGFGPGLTIETVVLRSVAI